The proteins below are encoded in one region of Chloroflexota bacterium:
- a CDS encoding DUF433 domain-containing protein translates to MAEPKPLVTRSGDRAWGAAVFAGTRVPVDALFEHLEAGDTLDEFLRQFPTVTRKRAVAVLEAARRRTDEAAFPPIQSTPGPRPPTLQQED, encoded by the coding sequence ATGGCTGAGCCAAAGCCCCTGGTCACCCGGTCGGGCGATCGAGCGTGGGGGGCCGCCGTGTTCGCCGGCACCCGCGTTCCGGTCGACGCCCTGTTCGAGCACCTCGAGGCAGGGGACACGCTGGACGAGTTCCTGCGACAGTTTCCGACCGTAACGCGCAAGCGGGCGGTGGCCGTCCTGGAGGCCGCGAGGCGCCGGACGGATGAAGCGGCGTTCCCGCCTATCCAGTCGACTCCGGGCCCGCGGCCCCCTACTCTTCAACAAGAGGACTGA
- a CDS encoding DUF2283 domain-containing protein, whose amino-acid sequence MTWWPRGVELAQGVETMRDLLLEYDASIDAAYLTVSDEPWDHRVRLDDARGINYAADGSVIGIEILSPKRKGVLLDGLPFREDVARVMPSVSFRVLEGAR is encoded by the coding sequence ATGACATGGTGGCCGCGTGGTGTCGAACTGGCGCAAGGGGTTGAAACCATGAGGGATCTGCTGCTCGAGTACGACGCGTCAATCGATGCCGCGTATCTGACGGTCAGCGATGAGCCGTGGGATCACCGGGTGCGTCTTGATGACGCGCGAGGGATCAACTATGCCGCAGACGGCTCCGTGATCGGAATCGAGATCCTGTCACCGAAGCGGAAGGGCGTCCTCCTTGACGGGCTGCCATTCCGCGAGGATGTGGCGCGCGTCATGCCCTCCGTGAGCTTCCGAGTGCTCGAAGGCGCTCGCTGA
- a CDS encoding Fic family protein, translating into MTLASCPAWNEDRPADLPRIIANLQSLWPLIEADSSTRPKPSVATALEWHRRIYDGVAVPHPDYVGQVRDSDPLFPCLIDYEVAVGSSRAVRARDVPAALDAFVSATSAVVMALDAAVPPARVPSAPPVVAAIVRLCAYAHGEWIRIHPFADGNGRTARIWANWIAVRYGLPPFVRIKPRPDDVLFAGATEMSMRGDHRPTEAMFVAMLDDALRAAMRRP; encoded by the coding sequence TTGACTCTGGCGTCGTGTCCAGCGTGGAACGAAGACCGCCCCGCAGATCTGCCGAGGATCATCGCCAATCTCCAGAGCCTGTGGCCTCTGATCGAGGCCGACTCCAGCACCCGACCGAAACCGTCCGTCGCGACCGCGCTCGAGTGGCACCGTCGGATCTACGACGGCGTCGCCGTGCCGCATCCGGACTACGTCGGCCAGGTACGCGACAGCGATCCGCTCTTCCCATGCCTGATCGACTACGAAGTCGCCGTCGGGAGCAGTCGCGCTGTGCGGGCCCGGGACGTCCCGGCGGCCCTCGACGCCTTCGTCAGCGCGACCTCGGCCGTGGTGATGGCGCTTGACGCCGCCGTCCCGCCGGCCCGAGTTCCTTCGGCTCCCCCGGTCGTCGCGGCGATCGTGCGCCTGTGCGCGTACGCTCATGGCGAATGGATCCGAATCCATCCGTTCGCTGACGGCAATGGACGCACGGCCCGCATATGGGCGAACTGGATCGCCGTTCGCTACGGGCTTCCGCCGTTCGTTCGGATCAAGCCGCGACCGGATGACGTTCTGTTCGCCGGCGCGACGGAGATGTCGATGCGCGGCGACCATCGCCCGACGGAAGCGATGTTCGTCGCGATGCTCGACGATGCCCTCCGAGCTGCGATGCGTCGGCCATGA
- a CDS encoding RNA polymerase sigma factor — protein sequence MAAETLTGGSGAAVIRTMALEIGGPAGRTAEAAVPRLAEAAAVQLAGRPLGGLVDHRWDERELVRRCAEGSASAYGEVIRTHRPRLYLMAYHLTGARGTAEDVVEQAFVVAFRSLERSDPRPSLELWLNTIVLRTASRTVAHRDGAAATLPSADLAGALVELPFKYRVAVVLRHIVGLPSAEAARELDLSLEAFGRHLLHGTWLIQTAMADRLGPADSDDLEIAPPHDETGIRSKVNG from the coding sequence GTGGCGGCTGAGACCCTGACCGGCGGGTCCGGGGCGGCTGTCATCCGCACCATGGCGCTCGAGATCGGCGGTCCGGCCGGCCGGACCGCCGAAGCGGCCGTCCCGCGGCTGGCCGAAGCGGCCGCCGTGCAACTCGCCGGCAGACCGCTCGGAGGCCTCGTGGACCATCGGTGGGATGAGCGTGAGCTGGTCCGACGATGCGCGGAAGGCTCCGCGTCGGCGTACGGCGAGGTCATCCGCACCCACCGACCGCGCCTCTACCTCATGGCCTACCACCTGACCGGCGCTCGGGGGACCGCGGAGGACGTCGTGGAGCAGGCGTTCGTCGTCGCCTTCCGCTCACTCGAGCGCAGCGATCCGCGACCGTCTCTCGAGCTCTGGCTCAACACGATCGTCCTGCGGACCGCGTCCCGGACGGTCGCCCACCGCGACGGGGCGGCCGCGACGCTGCCGAGCGCCGACCTCGCTGGCGCCCTGGTCGAGCTGCCGTTCAAGTATCGTGTAGCCGTCGTCCTGCGCCACATCGTCGGCCTTCCGAGCGCCGAGGCCGCGCGCGAGCTCGACCTGTCGCTCGAAGCCTTCGGGAGACACCTCCTTCACGGGACCTGGCTCATTCAGACCGCCATGGCCGACCGTCTTGGGCCAGCGGACAGCGATGACCTCGAGATCGCGCCTCCCCACGACGAAACCGGAATCAGATCGAAGGTGAACGGATGA
- a CDS encoding ABC transporter permease produces MNSLDLVRLALSRLRSNRLRAVLTMLGVIIGVASVVSLVAVGDGTTRGITTQLQSLGTNLLTINPGRAISGANAGEPGSSTSLTLADAAAVGQIPGVVAVAPEIATTLPAIAGTKNTTTTIVGTTPSYALVRNQSVWLGSFLSPVTQSLSLRVAVVGATTATNLGLGANSVGTDIKIGGIPFRVIGILQPKGGSSALNQDDQIVVPLSTVRSEFVGGISVRTIGVSVASVGQMDAVTAAITTMLQGRHGILPGHPLDFAIANQAQLLGAVSSVSTLLAVLLAGIASISLVVGGIGIMNIMLVSVRERTREIGIRKAIGARSRDILLQFLIEALTLSVLGGAIGIVLGLVISAVIGQIAGWGFVFSPLILIVAAAFSAVVGVVFGVWPARQAALLDPIAALRYE; encoded by the coding sequence ATGAATTCGCTCGATCTCGTCCGCCTCGCGCTTTCGCGGCTCCGATCCAACCGCCTGCGAGCCGTCCTCACGATGCTCGGCGTCATCATCGGCGTCGCCTCCGTCGTCTCCCTCGTCGCCGTCGGCGACGGCACCACCCGCGGCATCACGACCCAGCTCCAGAGCCTCGGCACGAACCTCCTCACGATCAACCCGGGCCGGGCCATCAGCGGAGCGAACGCCGGCGAGCCCGGATCGTCCACCTCGCTCACCCTCGCCGATGCGGCGGCGGTGGGCCAGATCCCGGGCGTGGTGGCGGTCGCCCCGGAGATCGCCACGACGCTGCCGGCGATCGCCGGCACGAAGAACACGACGACGACGATCGTCGGCACGACGCCGTCCTACGCCCTCGTCCGCAACCAGAGCGTCTGGCTGGGATCCTTCCTCAGCCCGGTGACCCAGTCGCTCTCGCTGCGGGTGGCGGTCGTCGGGGCGACGACGGCCACGAACCTGGGGCTCGGGGCGAACTCCGTCGGGACGGACATCAAGATCGGCGGCATCCCGTTCCGCGTGATCGGCATCCTCCAGCCCAAGGGCGGCTCCTCCGCCCTCAACCAGGACGACCAGATCGTCGTCCCGCTGTCCACCGTGCGATCCGAGTTCGTCGGTGGGATCAGCGTCCGCACGATCGGCGTCAGCGTTGCTTCCGTGGGCCAGATGGATGCGGTGACCGCAGCGATCACGACGATGCTCCAGGGCCGGCACGGGATCCTGCCTGGCCACCCGCTCGACTTCGCCATCGCCAACCAGGCGCAGCTCCTCGGTGCCGTCTCCTCCGTCTCGACGCTGCTGGCCGTCCTCCTCGCCGGGATCGCCTCCATCTCGCTCGTCGTCGGCGGCATCGGGATCATGAACATCATGCTCGTCTCCGTCCGCGAACGGACCCGCGAGATCGGGATCCGCAAGGCGATCGGCGCCCGGAGCCGGGACATCCTTCTCCAGTTCCTCATCGAGGCGCTCACGCTCTCGGTCCTCGGTGGCGCGATCGGGATCGTCCTCGGCCTCGTCATCTCGGCCGTGATCGGCCAGATCGCCGGCTGGGGGTTCGTCTTCAGCCCACTCATCCTCATCGTCGCGGCCGCCTTCAGCGCGGTCGTCGGCGTCGTCTTCGGGGTCTGGCCGGCGCGCCAGGCCGCCCTTCTCGACCCCATAGCCGCACTTCGATACGAGTAG
- a CDS encoding ABC transporter ATP-binding protein, whose translation MSAPIITIDGISRIYRTGRIDVAAIRRIDLVIREGEFVAIVGPSGSGKTTLMNILGCLDRPTTGRYVLAGTAVADLDDDGLAALRSREIGFVFQSYNLLPRMSALDNVAAPLIYQGVRRHEREARARAALERLGLGDRLDHESTELSGGQQQRVAIARAIVTEPAIVLADEPTGNLDGASGAEVIDLLHELHRSGRTIILITHEAEIAAAAERQVHVRDGRLVA comes from the coding sequence ATGAGCGCGCCGATCATCACCATCGATGGCATCAGCCGGATCTATCGGACCGGGCGGATCGACGTGGCGGCCATCCGCCGCATCGACCTCGTCATCCGCGAGGGCGAGTTCGTCGCCATCGTGGGGCCGTCGGGCTCAGGCAAGACCACCCTCATGAACATCCTCGGCTGTCTCGACCGCCCCACCACCGGCCGCTACGTCCTCGCCGGCACGGCCGTGGCGGACCTCGACGACGACGGGCTCGCCGCCCTCCGCAGCCGCGAGATCGGGTTCGTCTTCCAGTCCTACAACCTGCTGCCCCGGATGTCCGCGCTGGACAACGTCGCGGCGCCGCTCATCTATCAGGGTGTGCGGCGTCATGAACGCGAGGCCCGGGCACGAGCCGCCCTCGAACGACTCGGCCTCGGCGATCGCCTCGATCACGAGTCCACGGAGCTGTCCGGCGGACAGCAGCAGCGGGTGGCGATCGCCCGGGCCATCGTCACCGAGCCGGCGATCGTCCTCGCGGACGAGCCGACCGGCAACCTCGACGGCGCGAGCGGCGCCGAGGTCATCGACCTCCTCCATGAGCTCCACCGATCGGGCCGGACGATCATCCTCATCACCCACGAGGCGGAGATCGCCGCGGCAGCCGAACGCCAGGTTCACGTCCGCGACGGGCGGCTGGTCGCATGA
- a CDS encoding HlyD family efflux transporter periplasmic adaptor subunit, with protein sequence MKLKAAIAVVLLAIAVAAVGSVFASPFGPAPAQYLTAAVVKTTVAQQIVASGSVRSAATYDLAFGASPVLELGAPAAGGAGGAVWLVSTVVVKTGDRVTRGAVLATADTAAATASVQLAKAGLAAAKARLAVDGAGPTAADRAAAYDAILQAQQQLDLARQTGTVTSQQSSLQVRQAEAALVAARAKLAADQTAGPVTSTIQADQAAVLAAQQQVDTLTLENRAAATQAGGAAQASALKVSQAQAALQAAAAQLAADQAAHASAATIATDRAAVAQAQTALDAANLDLSTASASSSQAAQLSALKLTQAQQALQAAQARLAADQAAGPPVATIQSDQAAIATAQAQLDSLRLSIKSSATQASGQISSAALSLSIAQNGYASKVVGATAATISTDQSAVAGAQETLRLAQLTLDGATLRSPVDGIVVAVNVVAGAAAPAGLDVAVSAASLQVTATVTETDLPSLKLGQKADVSLTALGTTATATVLSISPTGSIPGSGGVVTYPIVLALATPPAGTFSGMSAQVTIITAQATNVLAVPSIALNGGTGQYTVQVLDASGKPQNRPVQVGLITGTLAEITSGLAVGDLVVTGTVAPLSGTNTSGGGLPGLLPAAPAGGGQGGG encoded by the coding sequence ATGAAGCTGAAAGCCGCAATTGCGGTCGTCCTCCTCGCGATAGCGGTCGCGGCCGTCGGGTCGGTGTTCGCATCGCCCTTCGGTCCGGCGCCCGCCCAGTACCTGACCGCGGCGGTCGTGAAGACGACGGTCGCCCAGCAGATCGTCGCGAGCGGATCCGTCCGCTCCGCCGCGACCTACGACCTCGCCTTCGGGGCGAGCCCGGTCCTTGAGCTCGGCGCTCCCGCCGCCGGTGGAGCGGGCGGCGCCGTGTGGCTCGTGAGCACGGTCGTCGTGAAGACCGGCGACCGCGTGACCCGGGGTGCCGTCCTCGCCACCGCCGACACTGCCGCGGCGACTGCCTCCGTGCAACTGGCGAAGGCCGGCCTCGCCGCCGCGAAGGCGCGCCTCGCGGTCGACGGCGCCGGGCCGACCGCCGCGGATCGGGCAGCCGCCTACGACGCGATCCTCCAGGCACAGCAGCAACTCGATCTCGCCCGCCAGACGGGCACGGTGACGAGCCAGCAGAGCTCCCTCCAGGTGCGGCAGGCGGAGGCGGCTCTCGTGGCGGCCAGGGCGAAGCTCGCCGCCGATCAGACGGCCGGCCCGGTCACCTCGACGATCCAGGCCGACCAGGCCGCGGTCCTCGCCGCCCAGCAGCAGGTCGACACCCTCACGCTCGAGAACCGCGCAGCGGCCACCCAGGCAGGCGGTGCAGCGCAGGCGAGTGCCCTCAAGGTCAGCCAGGCACAGGCCGCCCTCCAGGCAGCGGCGGCCCAGCTTGCCGCCGACCAGGCCGCCCACGCGTCGGCGGCCACGATCGCCACCGATCGTGCGGCCGTCGCCCAGGCCCAGACGGCACTCGACGCAGCCAATCTCGATCTCTCCACCGCGAGCGCGTCGTCCAGCCAGGCCGCCCAGCTCAGTGCGCTCAAGCTGACCCAGGCCCAGCAGGCGCTCCAGGCCGCCCAGGCCAGGCTCGCCGCGGACCAGGCCGCCGGCCCGCCGGTCGCGACGATCCAGTCCGACCAGGCGGCGATCGCCACCGCCCAGGCACAGCTCGATAGCCTCAGGCTCTCCATCAAGTCATCCGCCACCCAGGCCAGCGGCCAGATCTCGTCCGCCGCGCTGTCCCTCTCGATCGCCCAGAACGGCTACGCGAGCAAGGTCGTCGGCGCGACCGCGGCCACGATCAGCACCGACCAGTCGGCCGTCGCCGGCGCCCAGGAGACGCTCCGCCTCGCCCAGCTCACCCTCGACGGAGCGACCCTCCGGAGCCCGGTGGACGGGATCGTCGTGGCGGTCAATGTCGTCGCCGGTGCGGCCGCGCCGGCGGGCCTCGACGTCGCCGTCTCCGCCGCGTCGCTCCAGGTCACGGCCACCGTCACGGAGACGGACCTGCCCTCGCTCAAGCTCGGCCAGAAGGCGGACGTCTCGCTCACCGCGCTCGGTACCACCGCGACCGCCACCGTCCTGTCCATCTCGCCGACCGGCTCGATCCCCGGGTCCGGTGGCGTCGTCACCTACCCCATCGTGCTCGCTCTCGCCACGCCGCCAGCGGGCACATTCTCCGGGATGAGCGCCCAGGTCACGATCATCACGGCCCAGGCGACGAACGTCCTCGCCGTGCCGTCCATCGCCCTCAACGGCGGGACCGGCCAGTACACGGTCCAGGTGCTCGACGCATCCGGGAAGCCACAGAATCGGCCGGTCCAGGTGGGGCTCATCACCGGGACCCTGGCGGAGATCACGTCCGGCCTGGCGGTCGGCGACCTCGTCGTCACCGGGACCGTCGCTCCGCTCTCGGGCACGAACACCTCCGGTGGCGGACTGCCGGGGCTCCTCCCCGCGGCTCCTGCCGGCGGCGGCCAGGGGGGTGGCTGA
- a CDS encoding Nramp family divalent metal transporter has protein sequence MTGAEPNGGSELTGAEPGPGGSHLGRIGPNVDSARRRVLPAFRRTPAWRIRFAAVLGVLGPGLVSGFADNDAGGIATYSLAGIQFGYALLWVILASQIALFFTQEVGARLGLATGQGLTGLTRERFGVRWATFFVITMLVANLGTIIAEFAGIGAALGLFGVPIPVSAALASVAVVALISRGSYGRVQWAFVGIGVAVSVAYIVSAILSRPDWGAAASALVVPHLSAAPAYWLAVVGTVGTTITPWGQAFIQAYVVDKRLGPEDINTTRLDVGLGSLITNVVAGFIVVACAATLWASGQTGITDVAQAARALGPLAGDAATVLFAVGLLAASLLGLGVVPLASAYTACEAFGWETGVDWRWREAPAFYGLLAFFIGFAALFILIPGLPLIQVLYLSQVLNGLLLPFILVFVMLLASDRRILGDLASGRWLLGIGWSITVVIAVMSVVLVWATVSGTA, from the coding sequence GTGACCGGCGCCGAGCCGAACGGCGGCTCCGAGCTGACCGGCGCCGAGCCCGGTCCGGGTGGGTCCCACCTCGGGCGCATCGGCCCGAACGTCGATTCGGCACGTCGCCGCGTCCTGCCCGCGTTCCGGCGGACGCCGGCATGGCGGATCCGGTTCGCGGCCGTCCTCGGCGTTCTCGGTCCGGGGCTCGTCAGCGGTTTCGCCGACAACGACGCGGGCGGCATCGCGACGTATTCGCTCGCCGGGATCCAGTTCGGCTACGCCCTCCTGTGGGTCATCCTCGCGAGCCAGATCGCTCTCTTCTTCACCCAGGAAGTGGGGGCCCGGCTCGGCCTCGCGACCGGTCAGGGCCTGACCGGCCTCACGCGCGAGCGGTTCGGCGTTCGCTGGGCGACGTTCTTCGTCATCACCATGCTCGTCGCGAACCTCGGCACGATCATCGCCGAGTTCGCCGGCATCGGCGCCGCCCTCGGCCTCTTCGGCGTGCCGATCCCGGTGAGCGCGGCCCTCGCCTCGGTCGCCGTGGTGGCCCTCATCTCGCGCGGCAGCTACGGCCGGGTCCAGTGGGCCTTCGTCGGGATCGGGGTGGCGGTCTCAGTCGCGTATATCGTCTCGGCCATCCTGTCGCGACCGGACTGGGGCGCCGCCGCGTCGGCGCTCGTCGTCCCGCACCTCTCCGCGGCCCCGGCCTACTGGCTCGCCGTCGTCGGCACGGTCGGGACGACCATCACGCCGTGGGGCCAGGCGTTCATCCAGGCGTATGTCGTGGACAAGCGCCTCGGTCCCGAGGACATCAACACGACCCGCCTCGATGTCGGCCTCGGCTCGCTCATCACGAACGTCGTCGCCGGGTTCATCGTGGTGGCCTGTGCGGCGACGCTGTGGGCGTCCGGCCAGACGGGCATCACAGACGTCGCCCAGGCCGCCCGGGCGCTCGGGCCGCTGGCCGGCGACGCCGCGACGGTCCTCTTCGCCGTCGGCCTCCTCGCCGCCTCACTGCTCGGCCTCGGGGTCGTGCCACTCGCCAGCGCCTACACGGCGTGCGAGGCGTTCGGCTGGGAGACCGGCGTGGACTGGCGCTGGCGCGAGGCGCCGGCGTTCTACGGCCTGCTCGCCTTCTTCATTGGGTTCGCGGCCCTCTTCATCCTCATCCCGGGGCTCCCGCTCATCCAGGTCCTCTACCTCTCGCAGGTCCTCAACGGCCTGCTCCTGCCGTTCATCCTCGTGTTCGTCATGCTCCTCGCGTCCGACCGGCGCATCCTCGGCGACCTCGCCAGTGGCCGCTGGCTCCTCGGGATCGGCTGGTCGATCACGGTGGTCATCGCGGTCATGTCCGTCGTCCTCGTCTGGGCGACGGTCAGCGGGACCGCCTGA
- a CDS encoding CBS domain-containing protein, with protein sequence MLYLSQAIGRPVQDRQDEPMGRIADLIVAVGDRYPPVTGLVVQTDRRRIFVPWSSVARLDASGAQLRTRTIDIDKFRQRPNEILLRADLMDKQIVDIDGRKVVRVNDLRLDEVGGAWHLVAVDVGGAGLLRRLGIEGPFRTIARNLSRPVPEKYIDWEDVDPVETSIASIKLRVPHQGLAELHPADLATILDQLAPRDRAGVLASLDDEAAADAIEEMEPESQVEVLEDLSPERAADILEEMSPDDAADLVADLDEITRDRILAHMESDEKAEVEELLGYAEDTAGGLMTTEFVSVPATLTAAETIDRLRELEPDAETIYYVYVADEEGRLVGVLSLRDLIVARPEAQIADVMIREPAAVRTSDDREHVAEIVSRYNLLAVPVVDPDERLVGIVTVDDVIEAVVPDSRTRLPLRPGSRGGGTA encoded by the coding sequence ATGCTGTATCTGAGCCAGGCCATCGGCCGGCCCGTCCAGGATCGGCAGGACGAGCCGATGGGCCGCATCGCCGATCTCATCGTCGCCGTCGGCGACCGCTATCCGCCGGTCACCGGCCTCGTCGTGCAGACGGACCGTCGCCGCATCTTCGTGCCGTGGTCGTCCGTCGCCCGGCTCGACGCGTCCGGCGCCCAGCTCCGGACCCGCACGATCGACATCGACAAGTTCCGCCAGCGCCCGAACGAGATCCTCCTCCGGGCGGACCTCATGGACAAGCAGATCGTCGACATCGACGGCCGGAAGGTCGTCCGGGTCAACGATCTCCGCCTCGACGAGGTCGGTGGGGCGTGGCACCTCGTCGCGGTGGACGTCGGCGGGGCCGGACTCCTTCGCCGCCTCGGCATCGAGGGCCCGTTCCGGACGATCGCCCGCAACCTGAGCCGACCGGTCCCCGAGAAGTACATCGACTGGGAGGACGTGGACCCGGTCGAGACCTCGATTGCCTCGATCAAGCTCCGCGTCCCGCACCAGGGCCTCGCCGAGCTCCACCCGGCGGACCTCGCGACGATCCTCGACCAGCTCGCCCCGCGCGACCGGGCCGGCGTCCTCGCCTCCCTCGACGATGAGGCGGCCGCCGACGCGATCGAGGAGATGGAGCCGGAGAGCCAGGTCGAGGTCCTCGAGGACCTGAGCCCCGAGCGGGCGGCGGACATCCTCGAGGAGATGAGCCCGGACGACGCCGCCGATCTCGTGGCGGATCTCGACGAGATCACCCGCGATCGCATCCTCGCCCACATGGAATCCGACGAGAAGGCCGAGGTCGAGGAGCTCCTCGGCTATGCCGAGGACACGGCCGGCGGGCTCATGACGACCGAGTTCGTCTCGGTTCCGGCGACCCTCACCGCGGCCGAGACGATCGACCGCCTGCGCGAGCTCGAGCCGGACGCCGAGACGATCTACTACGTCTACGTGGCGGACGAGGAGGGACGGCTCGTTGGCGTCCTCTCCCTGCGCGACCTCATCGTCGCTCGCCCGGAGGCACAAATCGCTGATGTCATGATCCGCGAGCCGGCCGCAGTGCGGACGTCGGACGATCGGGAGCACGTCGCCGAGATCGTCTCGCGGTACAACCTCCTCGCCGTCCCCGTGGTCGATCCCGACGAGCGTCTGGTGGGGATCGTCACGGTGGACGACGTCATCGAAGCGGTGGTCCCCGACTCCCGAACGCGGCTGCCCCTCCGGCCCGGCAGTCGTGGCGGAGGGACGGCGTGA
- a CDS encoding diguanylate cyclase yields the protein MSAHLDPVRAGFRALGGLLAPPHARPDAPGSAIVEVPTAVAPAPTDAAAAPAPTAPPIAPVAEGISDRIEAVLDIAGRLTRTFDQTEIIQTVVDETLRVLGGDGVAIRMLHGDRLEVVATAGLAPHVARRLPIIAANEGWFGEVVRSGRPWVCDDVRTVSAAGPAAVGPAAELYRRYVDVHPFAADLVVPLVGNGRVIGAISVVRDEPYHWPAADVEFVSMLATHASIAIQNAKLFQRAEARAGRMAVLQAASARLNRENTVESVGRALVEETRGIIDYHNARVYLLEPPDLLVPIAFAGSVGEYEKVDMEVLRTRLGEGFTGWVAEHGEALLIGDANADARGVTIAGTDDVDESMLVVPMRYDDRVIGAVTLSKLGLEQFGEEDLQLLTILADQAATAVESARLLVRTQGLAGELRRLLDMSSELARSLDPGTVAHLIAMHLVEALDVDECTISYWDRPGERILTSGSFSRDGVGAPETEYTLVGFPATRRVLERQETMFVDVDDPAADQAEVAILRDEGRRSLVMIPLVAKGESIGLVELTSTKAVSFDPGRLALVRTMANEGAMALENAKLYETARRLADHDQLTGFVNHRFLHERVGEEIVRAQRGRTSLSLLMIDLDDFKLVNDNFGHLFGDRVLVWAADIIRSSLRASDVPARYGGDEFAVILPDTDSSAAAAVADRIRTAFREQAFESASRGSVPVAASIGMATFPAAGRTGQDLIAVADAALYRAKDSGRNVEPARAAPRGDAA from the coding sequence ATGAGCGCGCATCTCGATCCGGTCCGAGCCGGGTTCCGGGCCCTCGGCGGTCTCCTCGCGCCGCCGCACGCGCGACCCGACGCCCCGGGGTCGGCGATCGTGGAGGTGCCGACCGCCGTCGCTCCCGCACCGACCGACGCCGCTGCCGCCCCCGCGCCGACCGCGCCGCCGATCGCTCCCGTGGCGGAGGGCATCAGTGATCGGATCGAGGCGGTGCTCGACATCGCCGGGCGGCTCACCCGGACATTCGATCAGACCGAGATCATCCAGACGGTGGTCGACGAGACCCTTCGCGTGCTCGGCGGCGACGGAGTGGCGATCCGAATGCTCCACGGCGACAGGCTCGAGGTGGTCGCGACGGCCGGGCTGGCGCCGCACGTCGCGCGCCGCCTGCCGATCATCGCTGCGAACGAGGGCTGGTTCGGCGAGGTCGTTCGAAGCGGACGGCCATGGGTCTGCGACGACGTGCGCACGGTCTCCGCCGCCGGACCCGCCGCCGTCGGACCCGCCGCGGAGCTCTACCGCCGGTACGTCGACGTGCACCCGTTCGCTGCCGATCTCGTGGTGCCCCTCGTCGGCAACGGTCGAGTGATCGGGGCCATCAGCGTCGTGCGGGACGAGCCCTACCACTGGCCTGCCGCCGACGTGGAGTTCGTCTCCATGCTCGCCACGCACGCCTCGATCGCCATCCAGAACGCCAAGCTCTTCCAGCGCGCGGAGGCCCGCGCCGGCCGGATGGCGGTCCTCCAGGCCGCCTCGGCTCGGTTGAACCGCGAGAACACCGTGGAGTCCGTGGGCCGTGCCCTGGTCGAGGAGACGCGCGGGATCATCGACTACCACAACGCCCGGGTCTACCTCCTCGAGCCACCGGATCTGCTCGTCCCGATCGCCTTCGCCGGCTCGGTGGGCGAGTACGAGAAGGTCGACATGGAGGTCCTTCGGACCCGCCTCGGTGAGGGCTTCACCGGCTGGGTGGCGGAGCATGGAGAGGCGCTGCTCATCGGCGATGCCAACGCCGATGCTCGGGGCGTGACGATCGCCGGCACGGACGATGTCGACGAATCGATGCTCGTCGTGCCGATGCGCTACGACGATCGGGTCATCGGCGCGGTCACCCTCTCGAAGCTCGGACTGGAACAGTTCGGCGAGGAGGACCTGCAGCTCCTCACGATCCTCGCCGATCAGGCGGCGACGGCCGTCGAATCCGCGCGGCTCCTCGTCCGGACGCAGGGCCTGGCCGGCGAGCTTCGCCGGCTCCTCGACATGAGCAGCGAGCTCGCCCGAAGCCTCGATCCCGGGACCGTCGCCCATCTCATCGCCATGCACCTCGTGGAGGCGCTCGATGTCGACGAGTGCACGATCAGCTACTGGGATCGGCCCGGCGAACGGATCCTCACCTCCGGCTCGTTCAGCCGCGACGGGGTTGGCGCACCGGAGACGGAGTACACGCTGGTGGGATTCCCCGCCACGCGACGCGTACTCGAGCGCCAGGAGACGATGTTCGTCGACGTCGACGATCCAGCCGCCGACCAGGCGGAGGTCGCGATCCTCCGCGACGAGGGCCGGCGCTCGCTCGTCATGATCCCGCTCGTCGCGAAGGGCGAGTCCATCGGCCTCGTCGAGCTCACGTCGACGAAGGCGGTTTCATTCGATCCGGGGCGCCTCGCGCTCGTGCGGACGATGGCGAACGAGGGGGCGATGGCACTCGAGAACGCCAAGCTCTACGAAACCGCGCGTCGGCTCGCCGATCACGACCAGCTGACCGGGTTCGTCAACCACCGCTTTCTCCACGAGCGGGTCGGCGAAGAGATCGTCCGCGCCCAGCGAGGGCGAACCTCGCTCAGCCTCCTCATGATCGACCTCGACGACTTCAAGCTCGTGAACGACAACTTCGGCCACCTCTTCGGGGACCGGGTCCTCGTGTGGGCGGCCGACATCATCCGCTCGTCCCTTCGCGCATCGGACGTGCCGGCCCGCTACGGGGGCGACGAATTCGCGGTCATCCTCCCGGACACGGACTCCTCCGCCGCCGCAGCGGTCGCCGATCGGATCCGGACCGCGTTCCGTGAGCAGGCGTTCGAATCCGCGTCGCGGGGGTCCGTCCCGGTCGCCGCGTCCATCGGGATGGCAACCTTCCCGGCGGCCGGACGGACCGGTCAGGACCTCATCGCGGTCGCCGATGCGGCGCTCTACCGGGCCAAGGACAGCGGTCGAAACGTGGAGCCGGCGCGGGCCGCCCCCCGGGGCGACGCCGCCTGA